A window from Blastocatellia bacterium encodes these proteins:
- a CDS encoding class A beta-lactamase-related serine hydrolase, with amino-acid sequence MIRIIPLLVCLATATQTASRLADARAQIEQLIGTSGAEVAVAARTLDGKDELMIEPDKVFHAASTMKVAVMVELFNQVRAGKLRLDDPLTVKNQFHSIVDGSVYHLDMKSDSDEETYRLIGQAMTLEQLCDRMITVSSNLATNLLIEKLGVDNIRRTVAALGAEGLNILRGVEDSKAFEKGLNNTTTARGLLRLMESLAKGQAVDRKSSRRMVEILKRQKFNEAIPAGLPPGTPVAHKTGSITRIHHDAAIVYAKRPFVLVILVRGIEKEDVSAALMAKITELVYQATQ; translated from the coding sequence ATGATCAGGATCATTCCATTGCTCGTGTGTCTGGCCACGGCGACGCAGACTGCATCACGTTTGGCTGACGCGCGCGCTCAAATTGAGCAACTGATCGGCACGAGTGGCGCTGAAGTGGCCGTCGCAGCTCGCACGCTGGATGGCAAGGATGAACTGATGATTGAGCCGGATAAAGTCTTTCACGCGGCCAGCACCATGAAGGTGGCTGTGATGGTCGAGTTGTTCAATCAGGTTAGAGCCGGCAAGCTGCGATTAGACGATCCGTTGACGGTCAAAAACCAATTCCACAGCATCGTGGATGGCAGCGTCTATCACCTCGACATGAAGAGCGATTCGGATGAGGAAACGTATCGCTTGATTGGTCAGGCGATGACGCTGGAGCAATTATGCGACCGCATGATTACGGTCAGCAGCAATCTTGCTACCAATTTGCTGATCGAAAAATTGGGCGTGGACAACATCCGTCGCACGGTGGCTGCATTGGGCGCCGAGGGCTTGAACATCTTGCGCGGTGTGGAGGACAGTAAAGCCTTTGAAAAGGGACTCAACAACACGACGACCGCGCGCGGCTTGCTGCGCTTGATGGAGAGCCTGGCCAAGGGTCAAGCCGTTGATCGCAAATCGAGTCGCCGCATGGTGGAGATTCTCAAGCGACAAAAGTTCAACGAAGCGATCCCAGCCGGTTTGCCGCCCGGCACGCCCGTGGCTCACAAAACAGGCTCGATCACGCGCATCCATCACGACGCCGCCATTGTGTACGCCAAGCGGCCGTTCGTCTTAGTCATTCTAGTGCGCGGCATCGAGAAAGAGGATGTCAGCG
- a CDS encoding SDR family oxidoreductase — translation MSYFITGATGFIGRHLVQRLLERNGTVYALVRQQSLDKLDGLRRRWGVDRRRVVAIIGDLEKPHLGLSQAQINKLRGKIKHMFHLAAVYDFAADAERQRVANVEGTRHAIELAEALQVGCFHHISSIAVAGLYEGVFREDMFEEAEGLDHPYFRTKHESEKLVRQTLKRPWRIYRPGMVVGHSQTGEMDKIDGPYYFFKLIQKLRALLPAWMPMIGIEGGRINIVPVDFVAGAIDHIAHKRGEDGKCFHLVDHHPLRVGEVLNVFARAAHAPQMTLRVNARMFSFIPSAVIDGLGSLAPVRRITQQVLSDLGIPRQILRYLNYPTRFDSREADRALRGTGLVAPPLESYAHRLWDYWERHLDPDLFIDRSLSGQVRDRVVVVTGASSGIGRATALKLGEAGARVILVARSEDKLLETKQLIEARGGTAFVYPCDLTDLAACDVMINRVLQEHGSVDILINNAGRSIRRAIAASYDRFHDFQRTMQLNYFGSLRLILGFLPSMVRQHRGHIINISTLGVLANPPRFSAYVASKAALDAFSRCAASEFADNGISFTTIHMPLVRTPMIAPTKLYDRLPAISPEEAADMVAQAIIYKPVRITTRLGIFAQVVNAIAPKVGHIILNTAFRMFPESAAAQGRTDGEIELTPEQIAFVQLTRGIHW, via the coding sequence ATGAGCTATTTCATTACCGGCGCAACGGGGTTCATCGGGCGGCATCTGGTGCAACGGTTACTGGAGCGCAACGGCACGGTCTACGCACTGGTGCGGCAGCAGTCGCTTGATAAGTTGGATGGATTGCGTCGGCGCTGGGGTGTTGATCGTCGCCGCGTTGTGGCCATCATCGGCGATTTGGAGAAACCCCACCTTGGCCTTTCGCAAGCCCAAATCAACAAGCTGCGCGGCAAGATCAAACACATGTTTCATCTGGCTGCTGTGTATGATTTCGCTGCTGACGCCGAGCGTCAACGTGTTGCCAACGTTGAGGGCACACGCCACGCCATTGAACTGGCCGAAGCCCTCCAGGTGGGGTGCTTCCATCATATCAGCTCGATTGCTGTGGCCGGACTCTATGAAGGCGTGTTCCGCGAAGACATGTTTGAAGAAGCCGAGGGCCTAGATCATCCCTATTTCCGCACCAAACACGAGAGCGAGAAGCTGGTGCGGCAAACTTTGAAGCGGCCTTGGCGAATTTATCGGCCCGGCATGGTCGTCGGCCACTCGCAAACCGGCGAGATGGATAAAATTGATGGGCCGTACTACTTCTTCAAGCTGATTCAAAAGCTGCGCGCGTTGCTGCCAGCGTGGATGCCGATGATTGGCATTGAAGGCGGCCGAATCAACATCGTGCCGGTGGATTTCGTCGCTGGCGCGATTGATCACATTGCGCACAAGCGCGGCGAAGATGGCAAATGTTTTCATCTGGTGGATCATCATCCGCTGCGCGTTGGCGAAGTCCTGAACGTGTTTGCGCGGGCTGCCCATGCGCCGCAGATGACGTTGCGGGTGAATGCGCGCATGTTCAGTTTCATTCCGTCGGCGGTGATTGATGGGTTGGGGTCGCTGGCGCCGGTGCGCCGGATCACGCAGCAGGTGCTTTCAGACTTGGGCATTCCGCGCCAGATACTTCGCTATCTGAACTACCCGACGCGATTCGATAGCCGCGAAGCTGACCGCGCGCTGCGCGGCACAGGGCTCGTCGCGCCGCCGCTGGAGAGTTATGCCCATCGGCTGTGGGATTACTGGGAACGACATCTTGACCCTGACCTGTTCATTGACCGCAGCCTGAGTGGTCAGGTGCGCGATCGCGTCGTCGTGGTCACCGGCGCGTCTTCGGGCATTGGCCGCGCCACGGCGCTGAAATTAGGCGAAGCGGGCGCCCGCGTCATTCTGGTGGCGCGCAGCGAAGATAAACTGCTCGAGACGAAACAACTGATTGAAGCCCGCGGAGGCACGGCGTTCGTCTATCCATGTGACCTGACCGACCTGGCCGCCTGCGATGTGATGATCAATCGTGTGCTGCAGGAGCACGGCAGCGTGGACATTCTGATTAACAACGCTGGGCGCTCGATTCGTCGCGCCATTGCCGCTTCGTATGATCGCTTTCACGACTTTCAGCGCACGATGCAGCTCAATTATTTCGGCTCGCTCCGACTGATTCTCGGTTTTTTACCCAGCATGGTTCGTCAGCATCGCGGGCATATCATCAACATTTCGACGCTTGGCGTGCTGGCCAATCCGCCGCGCTTTTCTGCCTACGTCGCCTCGAAAGCCGCGCTGGATGCCTTTTCCCGTTGCGCTGCGTCCGAATTTGCCGACAATGGCATCAGCTTTACCACGATTCACATGCCACTGGTCAGAACGCCGATGATTGCGCCGACCAAGCTCTATGACCGACTGCCGGCCATTTCTCCTGAAGAAGCTGCTGACATGGTCGCTCAAGCGATCATCTACAAGCCGGTGCGGATCACGACCCGGCTGGGCATCTTTGCGCAAGTGGTCAACGCGATTGCGCCGAAAGTCGGACATATCATTCTCAACACCGCGTTCCGTATGTTCCCTGAATCAGCGGCGGCGCAAGGGCGAACCGATGGCGAAATCGAATTAACGCCTGAGCAGATCGCCTTTGTCCAACTGACACGGGGCATTCATTGGTGA